Proteins encoded in a region of the Pelmatolapia mariae isolate MD_Pm_ZW linkage group LG16_19, Pm_UMD_F_2, whole genome shotgun sequence genome:
- the LOC134646126 gene encoding poliovirus receptor homolog — MRRFFLAPCLALLAVLLLSSGADALQVIGGSVTVVQGDTAILPCKLQLTDTTEDLTQITWQRRTREKPSNDNFITVGPSEEPRFVHRRDDRFKYIGNFNDKNGTLQLSNVALKDEGSYTCIFTLFPGGTKKTEIPLKVTVPPFTNVKDNLPTLGTEEVLFATCTAAGSRPPAEVRWLTGGLGDKVRTTTNSIQDDNGTTTTVSSLFGVPTSEINGHQVQCVISGDFLTKEISLPFTIQVYFSPTEVNIRLISEDTFECVAEANPKAKYNWSRSGQPLLESAVKVEGAKLQLLSLTSGLNGLYRCEASNPHGSKHNQLYVHVASGTCSTAWTLFGLLVSLNVIGAAVWCFSKSGYFKKRHHLVSKDSKNGTNSQREILREKGSQLTAVESRNGQYSACTEGSTNV; from the exons CTCTGCAGGTGATTGGTGGAAGCGTGACAGTGGTTCAAGGAGATACAGCTATCTTACCTTGCAAACTCCAACTCACTGACACCACGGAAGACTTGACACAGATTACCTGGCAGAGGAGGACCAGAGAAAAACCCAGTAATGACAATTTTATCACTGTTGGACCAAGTGAAGAACCACGGTTTGTCCATAGACGTGATGATCGATTTAAATATATCGGGAATTTTAATGACAAAAATGGAACTCTCCAGTTATCCAATGTTGCCCTGAAGGATGAAGGCAGCTACACATGCATCTTCACCTTGTTTCCCGGTGGAACTAAGAAGACTGAAATACCTCTAAAAGTGACTG TGCCTCCTTTCACAAACGTCAAGGACAATCTTCCCACTTTGGGCACAGAAGAGGTTTTATTTGCTACCTGCACGGCTGCTGGCTCCAGGCCTCCTGCAGAGGTGAGGTGGCTCACTGGTGGTTTGGGAGACAAAGTGAGGACAACAACAAACTCCATCCAGGATGACAATGGTACCACTACTACAGTCAGCTCTCTGTTTGGCGTTCCTACAAGCGAGATTAATGGTCACCAGGTCCAGTGTGTCATCAGCGGTGACTTCCTGACTAAAGAAATAAGTCTGCCCTTCACCATACAGGTTTACT tctCTCCCACAGAAGTGAACATCAGACTGATTTCAGAGGACACATTTGAGTGTGTGGCAGAGGCCAACCCAAAAGCTAAATATAACTGGAGCAG ATCTGGCCAGCCTTTGCTGGAATCTGCTGTCAAAGTAGAGGGTGCAAAGCTACAACTGCTGAGTCTGACCTCTGGTCTAAACGGCCTCTATCGGTGTGAAGCATCTAATCCACATGGAAGTAAACACAATCAGCTCTATGTGCATGTGGCATCAG GAACTTGCTCTACTGCTTGGACTTTATTTGGCCTTTTGGTTTCCCTCAATGTCATTGGAGCTGCAGTATGGTGCTTTTCTAAATCtggatattttaaaaa GCGGCATCATCTAGTTTCAAAAGATTCTAAAAATGGGACTAATAGCCAAAGAGAAATTCTCCGCGAAAAG GGATCTCAGCTGACAGCTGTGGAAAGCAGAAATGGACAATACAGCGCCTGTACTGAGGGCTCCACCAACGTGTGA